The Bacteroidota bacterium genomic sequence TTTCTTAGTTTTGAGGAATCACCATTGCTTAAAGTCCAAAAATAGGATTTTAAATTTTTATCCTGAGCTTCAAAAGAAACATTTAAATAATTTGCATTAAAAAACCAATCGGAATTTACATTTCTAACATAAACAAAAGCAGTATCAAAGGCATTAGGAACAGAGCATCCATCTGTTAACTTAACAACATATTTTTTATCTTCACTTAAGGAATCTTCCACCTGAGCAAAACTGCCAAGAGCATTATTCCATTCCAAAACATAAGATGCATCAAGACCACCGTAAGCGACAGCTTGGAGATTTACTATTCCGTTTTTACAAACAGAATCTTTATCGGAAATAATCTCAACAGATAATTTGGGTATTACATTTACTGTTATGGATTTATTGACCGTAGGGATTGTACAATTATCATCCAAAGTTAATGTGTATTTTGTAGTTGCTTTCGGATTTACGCTTACATTTGCTGTGTTTCCTGAAATATGATTCCACGAAAAAACATAATTAGCACTATCACCGCCTTTTGCTATTCCTTTAATGTTTACGGTATTTCCATAACAAATTGTTGTGTCTTTATTAGGTAATAAATTTAATTCAAGCGGAGGTCGGACAAAAACATTTACAGAATCAAAAACAGCTTGCAAGGAACATGAATCAAACAATGAAATTAAATACTTTGTAGTTGTTGTAGGCTGAAATGTAGTTGATTTTCCATTCCAATAATTCCCATTTAACAAATAATTATAATTTTGAGCATTACCTCCATTTGCTGTTGCATCAATCTCAATAGATTCTCCATAACAAATTGTATCATTATCAACAAAAGCATTTACAGTTAACGGCTGTCTTACAAATACAAAAACAGAATCACGAACAGTGTCAATTGAACAATTGTCGTATAAACTTATTTTATATTTTTTAGATAAAAATAAAATATCATTAATAATTTTAGTATTTCTATTATCATCCCACAAATAAGAATATTGTGAGCTATCACCTCCTGAAGGATTTGCTTCCAACACAACCGTTTTTCCATAACAAATTGTATCCTTATCAACAGAAATATTTACGGTTAATGGTTGTTGGACAAATATATAAACAGAATCACTAACAGTGTCAATTGAGCAATTATCGTATAAGTTTATTTTATAAGTTGTTGATGAAAACAAAGTATCGGAAATAATTTTAATATTTCTATTATCATCCCACAAATAAGAATATTGTGAGCTATCACCTCCCGTAGGATTTGCTTCCAATACAAGCGTTTTTCCATAACAAATTGTGTCATCGTAAACATTAATATTTACTGACAACTGCTTTCTTACACAAAGAGTTACTTCAGAGGAAAAAGTATCTGTTAAGCAATAATTAGAAATTTTTAACCTGTATTTATTTAAGTTTTGTAAATATTGAACATTCTCTAAAACAATAAAAGTATCATTTTCTCCACTGATATTTGTCCATGTATTTCCATTAGTATTTTTTTGCCATTGCAATGTCATTGGAGTATTGCTTTTTACAGAAAAATCAAATTGAACACTGTCCCCAATACATACTGTATCGTTTGTCGGTAAGCTGAGAATATGAATTCCTGTATCAACAGTTAAAACAGCCTCCGTGCTGAAAACCCGATTTTTACATTGATTTTGATAAAAAATTCTGTAAACATTATTATTTTCAGCAGGACTTTGATTTGTTAATAAAAGAGAGGTATCCGTAGCTCCGCTAATGTCTTGCCAGTTAACACCAAAGTCAGTGCTTTTTTGCCATTGCTTGCTAATAGTTTGTGTGCCTGTTGCCTGTGTAACAAATAATTTTGAATTTCCATTACAAATAGTATCCTTACTAATATCCTGAATAATGAAAGGTGCGAAAATATTAGTATCGGTAAATACATTTATTGCATTAGCTTTAATGCTTGTTGCTCCGTAAGTATCAACTGCACTAACTGTAAACCAATTTTCAATTGTATCATTCAGGTTTAAAAAAGTATAAAAAGTATCACTTACATTAGCTTGAAAATCCCATTGACCGCTATCCAACTTAAAAACATCATAAGAATTTGCATCTTCTACTTTATTCCAACTCATAAAAACCTGTTCTTTACAAGCTGTAGTAAAAAAACCATCAGGTCTGTTCATGATTGAAAAACAACTATCGCTAACGCCCGACATATTGCTACTACTAATTTTAATTTTACAAAAAGCAGAATTAATATTTGGAACAGTCCAAGTAAAATACCTTCTTGATGAATTTATATTTGTTGCTATTGTTGTCCAAGTATTTCCTGTATCTGCCGAAAACTCCAAAGTAAAACTTCCTGTTTGCCCAAAAGCATCCCAGCGTAAAATTTCACTTGAATTGGGAGAAAAGCTCTCATCAGCAAAAGGATATGTAACAGTAATTTTTTCTTTAACATTTTCATAAGAAAGAGAAAAAGATTGTTTGCCTATGGGAATACGCTTTCCATTAACATTTATAATATATTTTCCGGGTATTGGATTATTGATAATTATTTGCTCGATATTATTAATTGAATCAATAGATTGAACGGCAGTATTATTTTTGTTTGCAGTATCCAAAACCAAAGGATAAAAAATAGTTCCTAAGCTGTCTTTTACTAAAAGGTTTAAGTTGTTAACTAATGTTATTGAATCAACAGGAGAGTAAGGATATGAAGCTTTGTCGGTCCAGCAAAGTAAAATTTTTAATTTTTTTACGCTTGAGTCAATAAAAATAGTATCATAATAATTTTGATTATGAGAAATACTGTCAAATACAAAATCACCGTTTTCAATAGCATTAAAAGCTTTTAATCCGTTAAGAATTCCAAAGCCGTATTTGAAATCAGGACCGGGGTTTCCTTTGTCGAGTGCAGTGTTGCACACAATTGCTTTAAGTGTTGAAGCATCGGGTTCGCTTTGATATTTAGTTCTATATTTTTCAAAAAGTTGTGCAATTATTCCTGTTACAGCAGGTGTAGCCATTGAAGTACCACTCCAACTACCGGAATAATTATTATTATGCAAAGTTGATTTAACGTGAACGCCAACTGCACAAACATCAGGGCGAAGCCTTCCGTCTCGCATTGGTCCCCAACTGCTAAATCCACTTATTTGGTCGTAGTTATTTACAGCACCAACGCAAACAATATTTTTTGAGGCTTGAAATCCACTTGAAATTGTACGATAACCATTGCTTGTACATTGACTTCGTGAATTTCCTGCAGCAAAAACATGAACTAAATTGGGATAATTAACTACCATTTTGTCAAGGTAATGACTGTAATAATCGTAGTAACCTCTTTTGTAACAAGTATCCCAAGGAGGAGAATAAACATAGGAATTCTGAGTCATTACAATGCTGTCATATTTTAAAGCAGTATCCATTTCATGCGAAACCCATCCGTAAAAATCCCATGAAAGCATCGTAGCTTCAGTTGCCATTCCGGTGTAATACGGATCTTTTATGCCTGCACCTGCTACAGTACCTGCAACATGTGTTGCATGACTATGCACATTATGTGCTGTTTCCATTACTGTTAATCGGTAATTGTAATCTACGTGATTTCCAACAGGTCCTGCATCCCATTCGCCAACTCTTACACCTTTGCCTGTTAGATTTCCGTAAAATCGTGAGCCAAGCATATTAGATTTAATTAGTGATTTACTTCTTTTGTTTGCCGTAGTAACAGGAATATTTGAAGGTGCCATCCAAATAAGCCATGGTTTTTTCGCTAATTTATCAATATCTTTTATAGGGATTCTCAAAACCAAACTATTTAATCCTGCTGTTGTACATAATAATTTGTATTCGGAATCAATGTCATTTTTTATTCTCTCCCATTTAATATCTTCAAAATATAAAACTTCAACATCAACATAGCCTTCTTTTATTATTGAAAAATACGGAATGTTACTTTTCAATCTATTATGTATCTTGTCTTTAGGTTCTATTTTAATAATAGCATGAATATTATGCTTTATAGGATTATCAAAAAAATAATTGTTTGCAGAGGCTAAATATGCTTTGTTCGAAATGTAATTTAATAAATTTAGCCCTTTAGATTTTAAAATATTTTGCTCTGCTTCATTGGGTATTTTAGTAAATTGAATAAGGAAATAATACTTCTCGTTAAACTTATCAAGATTACTAATATCAATTTTTTCAACATTTTGTTGAACGACAAAACTTCGGTTTCGTAAATTTATTAAGGTATTTGTTTCGGTTATCTGTGCTTGCAAAAAATTAGAAATAAAAACTGAACAAATTATCAATACTATATTTCTTGTAAAATTATTTTTCATTCTTTTTTAAATTATTAGATATCCCATTTATTAAAAGGAATTTTTATTAAATTTGAATTATAATATTTTGAATCTCCTGTAATTTCTTTTCCGACCCAATTTGGTTTTTCAAAAATTTGATTTTCATTTTTCAGCTCTATTTCAGCATAAATTAGCCCTTTATTTTCGCCCAAAAACTCATCAATTTCCCATGTAAAATTTTCGTATAAAACAGTGTAGCGACATTTTTCAATTATTCTGTTTTCACAAAATTCAGTCAATATTTCCTTTGCATCTTCAAGGGGAATTTTGTACTCAAATTCAGAACGTACAATTCCTTTATTTTTTCCCTTTATTGTTATAAAAGCATTTTTATCAGAAATTCTAACTCTAACAACATTGTTATTCTCACTTTTTAAATACCCTTGGGTAATATAAACTTTTTTTGATTTAGAGAAGTTCCCTTTTATTAGAAATTTTCTTTCTATTTCTTTACCCATGATTACTTATTCCAATTATAATAGACTAATAAAAAAGGCAATGACATTTTCAATTTAAATTCAAATTTAAAGTATTTATTTTAGAATGGATTAACTTTTTTATTTATTCGTAAAATAGGGATTAGAATTAGGTCTATAAAGATTTCTCTAAAGTTACGTCTTATAAAAATATCTAAGATTTGCTATCTATTTGTACAACAAAGAATTCAGTTCTTTAATATCTGGAATTCTTCTTGCAGGCCATTTTTTTACTACTGTATTTTCTTTGAACAAAACCAAACCGGGATTTGAACGAATAATTGTTTCAAGTGTAACAAGGTCGGCATTGTTTATTGGATATTTTACGTCATATTTTTCCGAATACTTATCAATTTCTTTTGTTAACGATGATGTTAGTGCCCAAACTTTTACTTCATTTTCTTCATTTAAATCTGCAACAAGTTCATTTAATTTTTGCTGTGCATCAGTATTTGCTTTTTCAATTTTGGTATAAACAATAAGTAATCTGTATCCTCTTTGATTTAAAAATTCCTCTGTTAAATCATTTCCGTCTTCATCATTTATTTTAAAATCATGAATAGGTGGTGTATATCCTTTTTTTACAAGAACATTTTTTGTTTCTACCCATTGCCAATTTCCATCGGAAGGGATGTTATCCGTACTAAAATCTTTTTCTTTTCCGTTCTGTTTATTTTTATAAACAAGTGTTGTTTCGTAAATATCTCCTTGTTTATCATCAGGTATTGTCATAAGTTTTTGAATGTTATTCCCTACTTTGTATGGTCTAAAATCCATTATTGGTAAATTGGCAATGCTGTAAAAACCTATTGCCAAAGTAAACAACGTACTTAAAATTATTGTTGACCACTGCCCGGGGAATTCAAAAAGCGTTTTTATTTTTTCTCTTCCGAGATAAATAAAAACAGCAAAAACCATTATGATAATATTTTTATAAAAAGTTTGCCAATTTGTAAGAATAATAGCATCACCAAAACAACCGCAATCACTAACAGGATTTTCAATTGCCAGATAAAGAGTTAAGAGCGTAAAAGGAATCATCAGAATAAGTAGCAACTTTGACATTAATTTTGAACGTGAACCAAAAAGTATTGCTACCCCTAATGGCAATTCGTAAGAGCATAAAATAAAAGCTCCCACCATTGAAAAAGGTATCAGGAATTCTGCGTTAAAAGCAATAAAATAATCTGTAATTTTTATTTGAGTTCCCATTGGGTCAACTGCTTTCACAAAACCGGAAAAGATAAAAACTATTCCTATAAAAATTCTACTAACCCAAAGCAATTTATCATTTATTTTCATTTCTGTTACCTAATTTTATTAATGCAAAAAAGGAATAATTAATCATATCGTACAAATTTGAATCAATTCCTTCTGAAAAAGAAATTTCACCTTTATTGTCCAAAATTTGTTTGATTCTGTGAATCCTTGCTAAAATAATATCTGTAAAAGAGCTAATATACATATTTCTCCAAGCTTCACCGTAATCATGATTTTTATCCTTCATCAAATCATGTGCAATTTTAAGATATTTGTCATAAAGATTTAATATCTTATCAAAATTAAAATCTTCAATTTTATTCTGTTGTAACTCACCCTGAATAAGAGTTATAATGCAATAATTAATAATACTAATGTATTCAGTATTTACATCATCTTCAATTTTCTGTTTTTTTTCTACCTCAATGTTTCGTATTCTGTCAGCTTTGATGTAAATTTGATCAATCAAACTTGTAATGCGAAATACTCTCCAAGAGGTACCGTAATCTTTATTTTTGTTTTCAAATATTTTACGGCATTTTTGAGAAATTTCTAAATACTGTTTATTTGTTCTATTTGTCATTTTTATTGTTTCAATTGAGTAAGCAAATTTATATTTAATGATTTTCACAGAGAAAAAAAATTTGATAAAAGTAAAAGGAGGTATCTTAGACCTCGGTGTGCCTAAAGTTATGGGCATTTTAAATCTTACTCCCGACTCCTTTTTTGATGGTGGGAAATATCAAAAATTAAAAAATATTTTGCTCCAAGTTGAAAAAATGCTTTCTGATGGTGCTGATATTATTGATGTCGGTGGATTTTCATCTCGTCCCGGAGCAAAATTAATTTCGGAGGACGAAGAACTTCAAAGGGTTGTTAAACCAATCAAAAATATTTGTAACAAATTTCCTGATGCTATTATTTCAATTGATACTTTTCGTTCTACCGTTGCTCAAAAAACAATTGATGCAGGTGCTTGTATTGTTAATGACATCACTGCCGGTAATGGAGACAACAAAATGTTTGATGTTATTAAAAGAAATGATATTCCTTACATTTTAATGCACATGCAAGGAAATTCGGGAAATATGCAAGACAATCCTAAATACGAAGATGTTGTTAAGGAAATTATTAGATATTTTGAATCAAAAATTCAGCAATTAAAACAAATGGGAATCAAAGATTTTCTTATTGACCCTGGCTTTGGTTTTGGGAAAACCATAGCTCATAACTATGAAATATTAAGAAATTTAGAACTACTAAAATTACTTGACGCTCCAGTTCTCGTAGGAGTTTCCAGAAAATCAATGATAAACAAAGCTCTCAACATAAAAGCTCAAGAGGCATTGAACGGAACAACTGTTTTAAACACCATTGCTCTTTTGAAGGGAGCAAATATTTTAAGAGTACATGATGTAAAGGAAGCAAAAGAAACAATAAAACTTGTAACTTTGCATCTAAATCAAAAATAACTTTTTATTAAAATTTCCATAAATGCAATTATTTGACTTTCTATCCATTAATTTTATTGACTTAATAGACATTGTTTTTGTTGCCTTTTTAATTTATTTTTTATACAGAATAGTGAAAGGAACAATTGCTTTTAATATTTTTCTTGGATTTCTTTCAGTTTATCTTTTATGGTGGGTGGTTATGGCTCTTGATATGACATTATTATCAAGAATACTAGGGCAGTTCATTGGCGTTGGTGCATTAGCTTTAATTATTGTTTTTCAGCAAGAGATAAGGAAATTCTTATTAATTATCGGGCAAAATAATATTTTTGTTAAAAGTAATTTCTCAGTCAACAAATTATTTCCTTGGAATTGGAAAGTAGAAAATCCAATAACTTTAAATTATTCTGAAATTGTAAGTGCTTGCAATGACATGTCAAAAACAAAAACAGGAGCTTTAATAGTAATTCCAAAATCCTCTGAGTTACGCAATTTCGCTTCTACAGGAATTTCTATCAATGCTTCAATAACATCTCATTTAATAAAATCAATATTTATTAAAAATAGTCCTTTACATGATGGTGCGGTTATAGTTGTGAAAAATAAAATATCTGCGGCATCTTGTATTTTACCTGTTTCAGATAATATTAATATCTCAAGTTCTTTAGGCTTACGGCATAGAGCAGCTATTGGTATTAGCGAACAAAGTGATGCTTTTGTAATTATTGTCTCTGAAGAAACAGGAGAAATTTCAATAGCAAAAAATGCTGTATTATTTCATGCAATCACAATAAAAGAACTTGAAAAAAAGCTCGATGATAACTTTTTTCATTTTAAAACAGTTTAAGGGGGGGGGCTATGTCAAATACTGTGGGTAATCAAATTTGCCACAGATTCACTGATTACAAAATTACTCTTTTTGTAATTAGTACTTAGTGTCTCTAAGAAAACTATCAAATTTTATGATTTCTAAGAGGTACTAAGTAATGAATTTTAATCTGTGAATCTGTGGCTCTAATTTTTTTTACCCATACAAATCAATATAGAACCATTTTGTTGTTTTTAAATGTTTATG encodes the following:
- a CDS encoding S8 family serine peptidase, which produces MKNNFTRNIVLIICSVFISNFLQAQITETNTLINLRNRSFVVQQNVEKIDISNLDKFNEKYYFLIQFTKIPNEAEQNILKSKGLNLLNYISNKAYLASANNYFFDNPIKHNIHAIIKIEPKDKIHNRLKSNIPYFSIIKEGYVDVEVLYFEDIKWERIKNDIDSEYKLLCTTAGLNSLVLRIPIKDIDKLAKKPWLIWMAPSNIPVTTANKRSKSLIKSNMLGSRFYGNLTGKGVRVGEWDAGPVGNHVDYNYRLTVMETAHNVHSHATHVAGTVAGAGIKDPYYTGMATEATMLSWDFYGWVSHEMDTALKYDSIVMTQNSYVYSPPWDTCYKRGYYDYYSHYLDKMVVNYPNLVHVFAAGNSRSQCTSNGYRTISSGFQASKNIVCVGAVNNYDQISGFSSWGPMRDGRLRPDVCAVGVHVKSTLHNNNYSGSWSGTSMATPAVTGIIAQLFEKYRTKYQSEPDASTLKAIVCNTALDKGNPGPDFKYGFGILNGLKAFNAIENGDFVFDSISHNQNYYDTIFIDSSVKKLKILLCWTDKASYPYSPVDSITLVNNLNLLVKDSLGTIFYPLVLDTANKNNTAVQSIDSINNIEQIIINNPIPGKYIINVNGKRIPIGKQSFSLSYENVKEKITVTYPFADESFSPNSSEILRWDAFGQTGSFTLEFSADTGNTWTTIATNINSSRRYFTWTVPNINSAFCKIKISSSNMSGVSDSCFSIMNRPDGFFTTACKEQVFMSWNKVEDANSYDVFKLDSGQWDFQANVSDTFYTFLNLNDTIENWFTVSAVDTYGATSIKANAINVFTDTNIFAPFIIQDISKDTICNGNSKLFVTQATGTQTISKQWQKSTDFGVNWQDISGATDTSLLLTNQSPAENNNVYRIFYQNQCKNRVFSTEAVLTVDTGIHILSLPTNDTVCIGDSVQFDFSVKSNTPMTLQWQKNTNGNTWTNISGENDTFIVLENVQYLQNLNKYRLKISNYCLTDTFSSEVTLCVRKQLSVNINVYDDTICYGKTLVLEANPTGGDSSQYSYLWDDNRNIKIISDTLFSSTTYKINLYDNCSIDTVSDSVYIFVQQPLTVNISVDKDTICYGKTVVLEANPSGGDSSQYSYLWDDNRNTKIINDILFLSKKYKISLYDNCSIDTVRDSVFVFVRQPLTVNAFVDNDTICYGESIEIDATANGGNAQNYNYLLNGNYWNGKSTTFQPTTTTKYLISLFDSCSLQAVFDSVNVFVRPPLELNLLPNKDTTICYGNTVNIKGIAKGGDSANYVFSWNHISGNTANVSVNPKATTKYTLTLDDNCTIPTVNKSITVNVIPKLSVEIISDKDSVCKNGIVNLQAVAYGGLDASYVLEWNNALGSFAQVEDSLSEDKKYVVKLTDGCSVPNAFDTAFVYVRNVNSDWFFNANYLNVSFEAQDKNLKSYFWTLSNGDSSKLRNLNYNFLTAGSYNICLKVSDYADCVAKTNKELYLIPYSIDNENSKNIVVYPNPANGEFFIHFENGIDQNAKLIVYSVGGKEVLIEKKIKKGDKIIPIKLNDYEKGIYLLKVVLENEVYVKKLILNPF
- the folP gene encoding dihydropteroate synthase codes for the protein MIKVKGGILDLGVPKVMGILNLTPDSFFDGGKYQKLKNILLQVEKMLSDGADIIDVGGFSSRPGAKLISEDEELQRVVKPIKNICNKFPDAIISIDTFRSTVAQKTIDAGACIVNDITAGNGDNKMFDVIKRNDIPYILMHMQGNSGNMQDNPKYEDVVKEIIRYFESKIQQLKQMGIKDFLIDPGFGFGKTIAHNYEILRNLELLKLLDAPVLVGVSRKSMINKALNIKAQEALNGTTVLNTIALLKGANILRVHDVKEAKETIKLVTLHLNQK
- a CDS encoding DoxX family protein, with product MKINDKLLWVSRIFIGIVFIFSGFVKAVDPMGTQIKITDYFIAFNAEFLIPFSMVGAFILCSYELPLGVAILFGSRSKLMSKLLLILMIPFTLLTLYLAIENPVSDCGCFGDAIILTNWQTFYKNIIIMVFAVFIYLGREKIKTLFEFPGQWSTIILSTLFTLAIGFYSIANLPIMDFRPYKVGNNIQKLMTIPDDKQGDIYETTLVYKNKQNGKEKDFSTDNIPSDGNWQWVETKNVLVKKGYTPPIHDFKINDEDGNDLTEEFLNQRGYRLLIVYTKIEKANTDAQQKLNELVADLNEENEVKVWALTSSLTKEIDKYSEKYDVKYPINNADLVTLETIIRSNPGLVLFKENTVVKKWPARRIPDIKELNSLLYK
- the cdaA gene encoding diadenylate cyclase CdaA; its protein translation is MQLFDFLSINFIDLIDIVFVAFLIYFLYRIVKGTIAFNIFLGFLSVYLLWWVVMALDMTLLSRILGQFIGVGALALIIVFQQEIRKFLLIIGQNNIFVKSNFSVNKLFPWNWKVENPITLNYSEIVSACNDMSKTKTGALIVIPKSSELRNFASTGISINASITSHLIKSIFIKNSPLHDGAVIVVKNKISAASCILPVSDNINISSSLGLRHRAAIGISEQSDAFVIIVSEETGEISIAKNAVLFHAITIKELEKKLDDNFFHFKTV
- a CDS encoding DUF1599 domain-containing protein translates to MTNRTNKQYLEISQKCRKIFENKNKDYGTSWRVFRITSLIDQIYIKADRIRNIEVEKKQKIEDDVNTEYISIINYCIITLIQGELQQNKIEDFNFDKILNLYDKYLKIAHDLMKDKNHDYGEAWRNMYISSFTDIILARIHRIKQILDNKGEISFSEGIDSNLYDMINYSFFALIKLGNRNENK
- a CDS encoding CYTH domain-containing protein, producing the protein MGKEIERKFLIKGNFSKSKKVYITQGYLKSENNNVVRVRISDKNAFITIKGKNKGIVRSEFEYKIPLEDAKEILTEFCENRIIEKCRYTVLYENFTWEIDEFLGENKGLIYAEIELKNENQIFEKPNWVGKEITGDSKYYNSNLIKIPFNKWDI